A stretch of DNA from Sphingomonas ginkgonis:
GGCGCCGGCCCGGGCATCGACGTCTACTCGATGCGTCAGCCGCTCGGCATCGGCGCCGGGATCACCCCGTTCAACTTTCCCGCCATGATCCCGATGTGGATGTTCGGAGTCGCCATCGCCTGCGGCAACGCCTTCATCCTCAAGCCCTCGGAGCGCGATCCGTCGGTGCCGGTCCGCCTCGCCGAGCTGATGAAGGAAGCCGGCCTTCCCGACGGCATCCTCAACGTCGTCCACGGCGACAAGGAGATGGTCGACGCCATCCTCGACCATCCGGACATCGCCGCGATCAGCTTTGTCGGCTCCTCCGACATCGCCCAGTACATCTTTTCGCGCGGCACCGCGCTCAACAAGCGGGTGCAGGCGTTCGGCGGGGCCAAGAACCACGGCATCGTCATGCCCGATGCCGACCTCGACCAGGTCGTCAACGACCTCTCCGGCGCCGCCTTCGGCTCGGCCGGCGAACGCTGCATGGCGCTTCCGGTCGTGGTCCCGGTCGGCGACAAGACCGCGGACGCGCTTCGCGAAAAGCTCATTCCCGCGATCAACGCGCTCAAGGTCGGCGTCTCGACCGACCCCGAGGCGCACTACGGCCCGGTCGTCAACGAGGCCCACAAGCAGCGCGTCGAACAGTGGATCCAGACCTGCGCCGACGAGGGCGGCGAGCTGGTCGTCGACGGCCGCGGCTTCACGCTCCAGGGGCACGAGAAGGGCTTCTTCGTCGGCCCGACCTTCTTCGACCATGTGAAGCCGACTTTCCGCTCCTACCAGGAGGAGATCTTCGGCCCCGTGCTGCAAATGGTCCGGGCGCAGAGCTTCGAGGAGGCGGTCCGTCTCCCCTCCGAGCACCAGTATGGCAACGGCGTCGCCATCTTCACCCGCAACGGCCACGCCGCGCGCGAGTTCGCGGCGCGGGTCAATGTCGGCATGGTCGGGATCAATGTGCCGATCCCTGTTCCGGTCGCCTACCACACCTTCGGTGGCTGGAAACGCTCGGGCTTCGGCGACCTCGACCAGCACGGCCCGGAGGGCGTCAAGTTCTGGACCAAGGTCAAGAAGATCACCCAGCGCTGGCCCGACGGCTCGGCCGGCGGCGAGAACGCCTTCGTCATTCCGACCATGGGCTGACGCGCTGCGGGGCGGCCGCCGAGGCCCGGCCGCCCTGCCGCACGCCCTCGACAAGCCGCCCTACAGTTCTCATGTCCGACAATTACGACGAGATGTCGCTCACTGATGAAATCGTAGTGCTTGATCGATGATGTTCATACCGTGAGTAGATTAGGTCGGTTACTTGCAACTTATCTATGTTAGTCCTATACTTACGGATAGGCTCAGTTGATGGTGGCGGTCGGCCGTGAACAGTCTGGCGGGTGAGAGTTCAGCGACTTGGATCTATGTCGTTGATGATGATGAGGATTTTCGAGACTCACTGATCGCCCTGATCGTCTCGCGCGACTACCAGGGCGACGGTTTCGCTTCCGCCGCGGCCTTCGTCGCCGCCGAACCGTCGCTTCACCCGGGCGTCCTCCTGCTCGACCTCCGCATGCCGATGCGCGGCGGCCTCGACCTGCTCGAGAGCGGCGACATCCCGCTCGACCGCTTCGCGGTCATCGTTCTCACCGGCCATGGCGACGTCAACAATGCGGTGCGCTCGCTCAAGGCCGGCGCGGTCGACTTCATCGAGAAGCCGTTCGCCTCCGACGCGCTGCTGGATGCGATCGGCACCGCCCAGTCGCTCCTCGGCAATCGCCGCGCCGCCGACGAGACCCGCCGTCGCGCCGAGCTCCAGATCAAGCGCCTCTCCCCGCGCGAGCGCGACGTGCTGAAGCAGCTCGCCGCGGGCGAGAGCAATAAGCGGATCGCGGCCAACCTCGGGCTCAGCCCGCGCACGGTCGAGATGCACCGCGCCAACATGATGGACAAGCTGAACGTCCGCTCGGCATCCGAGGCGGTGCACATCGCGGTGGTGGCCGGGATCCTCGGCGATCCCGGTCGCGACGAACTCGGCTAGTCCGCCGCCCCGTCCGCCCGCGGCGGCGCGGCCGCCGGCAGGCTGATCACGAAGCAGGCTCCGCCATCACCCGGTTCCTCGACGCTGATCCGGCCGTCGTGCGCCTCGATGATCGTCCGGCACAGCGACAGGCCCAGCCCCATTCCCCTCGACGAATCCGAGCGAAACGGTTCGAACAGATGCTCGACCGCGTCGTCGCTCAGCCCCGGCCCGTTGTCGGAGAAGCGCAGCACGACGTTGGCTCCGCGGGTCGCCAGCGCGATCCGGATCTCGCCGTCGGCGCGCTCGCGCAGCGCCTCGGCCGAGTTGCGGATGAGGTTGGCGAGCACCTGGCCGAGCTGGGTCCGGTCCGCCATCACGAACAGGGGCCGCGTATCGACCTTGAACTGCAGCGCGCTCCCCCACGGGTGCAGCCGCGCGTCCGCCACCGCGTCCAGCGCGATGTCGGTCAAGTTCTCGCGCGTTCGGACGACCTCGCCTTCCATGGTGAAGCCACGGATCCGGCGGATGATCTCGCCCGCCTTCTGGCAGCTCCGGCTCGCCTTCTCGACATAGCCGGCAAGCGCCGCTGCCTGCTCGTCCGCCAGCCGTTCCAGCCCCCGTTCGACCACCGCGAGATAGTTGGCGCAGGCGGCGAGCGGCTGGTTGATCTCGTGCGCCAGGGTCGAGGCCATTGCCCCCATCGCGCTCAGCCGCGAGATGCGCAGCAGGTCGGACTGCGCCCGCGCCGCCTCCGACTGCGCCAGCTTGCGATCCGACTGGTCGAGGAACAGCGCCGCGAACTGTCCCGGCTGGGTGCGATAGGCGCGAACCTCGAACCAGCGCTTGCTGCCCGGCAGGTGCAGCTCGAAATTCTCCGGCTGGTCCGCGAAGGCGGCGCGGCACAGCCGCCGGATCCACGGCACCCCTTCATCCTCCCACAGCTCGCTGATCCGCCGCCCCGCCAGCTCGCCGCCTTCCATGCCGAACTGCCGGACCCACTCGGGGTTGGCGGAACGAATGACGAAGTCGCCCGCGCCGCTCTCGCCGCCGATCACCTCGCCCGACAAAAACCCCTCATAAAGCGACTCGAACAGGTCGCGCAGCCGCTGCTCGCTGACCAGCAGCCGCTCCTGGTCGGTCCGCTCGGCGGTGATGTCGCGGACGATGCCGACGCTGCGCACCGCGCGCCGATCCTCGCCCTCGCCGGCGAAGAAGGTCTTGGATTCGTGGTGGACCCACATCAGCCGGCCGTCCGCCCGGCGGTAGCGATGGTCATCGAACGACAGGCCCGATCCGCCCGGCTGCCGCGCCGCGCCGATCGCGGCGAGGAACTTGGCGCGGTCGCGCTCGTCGACCGAGGCGGCATATTCCTCCAGCGACACTTCCTCCCGCTGCAACCCGAGCAGGTCGCGGGCCTCGCGCGAGACGAACAGCGCACCGGTCTCGAGGTCGCGGTCGAACACCCCCATCCGCGCCACGCCCAGCGCCTGCTGGAGGATTTCCTCGTGCACCCGCAGCGCGTCCTCGCGGCGGCTCTGCTCGCTGACGTCGGTGCAGCTCCCGAACCAGCGGATGACTTGTCCGCCATGGTCGCGGATCGGGATGCCGCGGGTCAGGAAGGGGCGGAAGCTCCCGTCCGCCCCGCGCAGCGGGAAGGTCATATCGAACGGTTCGCCATGTTCGAGCGAATAGATCCAGCGCTGCTTCACCAGCGGCAGGAAGTCCGGATGATGCGCCGCTTCCCAGCCCCAGCCCTCGAGCTCCTCGGGGGTGAAGCCGGTATATTCGTACCAGCGCCGGTTGTACCAGAAGACATGCCCGTCGCCCTCGGCCATCCACACCAGCGCCGGCATGTTGTCGGCCAGGCCATAGACCTCGTCGCGTTTGCGGCTGATCACCGCCTCGCGGCGCTGGCGCTCGCTGTCGTCGAACAGCAGCCCGACCATTGCGGATGCCTCTCCGCCAGCGCCGGGCTCGACGGCGCCGCCGTCGCGGACATGGGCGTAGCTGCCGTCGCGCCGGACCAGCCGATATTCGCACTGCCACGCAGCATCGGCTTCGGCGAGCGCCGCCGCCAGCGTATCCAGCACGCGCTCGCGGTCGTCGGGATGGAGCCGCTCGCGCCACCAGCCCGCGGTATCGGTCCCGTCCGGCGGCTCGCTGCCGATGATCGCGGCGAGTCCCGGGCCCCAGCTCAGCCGGCCGCTCGCCGGCTCCCGCCGCCAGAACACGCCGCCGCTGGCGCTCACGGCCCGCTGCAGTAGCGCCGCATCGGGCCTCACTGCTCCGTCCGTTCCGCCGGACGCCTGTGCCGAGGCGCTGATTGTCGCCACGCCCACCTCGCCTTCACCTGGTCGCGCCGCCCGCCGGCGGCCTCCGCCGTGAGGCTACACCATCTCCCCGTGCCCGCGAAGGCTCGCTCAGATGAGGCCCAGTTGCTGGCCGATCAGCACCGCATGGGTGCGGTTGCGGGCATCGAGCTTGCGGCACAGGTTCTTGACGTGGAGCTTGGCGGTCACCTCCTGGAGACCGAGCCGCTCGGCGATCTCGCGGTTGGTCAGCCCACCGTTCAGCAGGCCCAGCACCTGCTCCTCGCGCCGGCTGAGCGCCACCCCCGGCTCGACCGGCGCGCGTTCCGGCTTCCATTCCGGGTCCGGGGTGAAGCGCGCGCCGCCGATCATCGTCCGGATCGCCGCCACCAGTTCGCGCGCGGCGAGCGTCTTGGGGATGAACCCGGCGGCGCCTCGCTCCAGCGCGCGCTCGCCGAGCATGGGGTTGAGCGCGCCCGACATCACCGCCACCGGAGTTCCCGGGCTCGCCGCGAGCATCGCGCCCAGCCCGTCGAAGCCGTTCATTCCCGGCATCGAATAGTCGAGCAGGACGAGGTCGAACCGCCCGCCCGCTCGCGCCATGCGCAACGCAGAGCCGAGGTCCGCCGCCTCGCTCACCCGGAACTCGCCGTCGCTGTTGAGAAAGGCCGCGAGCGAGTCCCGCAGCAGGTCATGATCGTCGGCGATCAGGACATGGACGCCGCCGCGCTCGCCGGGCTGCCCGTCGGTTGCGTGGCCCGCCCCTGCGCTCTGCTGCAGCTTTGCCCGCGGCTCACGGGCGAAATGCTGGTCGTCGTCCGAACCGGCGTGCCATCGAGGCCTGGCTTGTTCCATCGACCCTTGCGCTCGGAAGAACCCTGCGGGGGTCGGCCAGCCGGGCGAGCGAACTCGCCACGGCGGCCTCCCTGCGCCCCCTGCAGAGTGTTGGTCCGGCACGGCTGGCAGATGCCCCTCCCGTATGCTGTTCGCATCCCTCATCTGCCGGCCGTGCCGTGTCGTCGCGTAACGATGACGCCTTCCTAGCCGATCGAACTCCGGCGGCTAACCTCGGAATAATGCGGGGTTTCATTCCTCGCGGGCCCTGCTCGCATCCGGTCTCGAGGTGCGATCGCGCTTGCGTCTCGCCGCCGCCCACCGCAGAGCGCTTTGCCAGCACGGGGGGCGGCCGGATTGAGCGACTTCAACCCACTTTATTCGCTGGCCGGCTTCCTGGTCGGCGCGCTGGTCGGGCTGACCGGAGTCGGCGGGGGATCGCTGATGACCCCGCTGCTCGTCCTCCTGTTCGGCTTCCACCCGGCCACCGCGGTCGGCACCGACCTCCTCTACGCCTCCGTGACCAAGAGCGTCGGGACGGCGGTCCATGGCCGCCGCAAGACGGTCGACTGGCGGCTGGTCGGCCTGCTCGCCAGCGGCAGCGTGCCCGCCTCGCTCGTCACCCTCCTCGCCCTCTCCCGCTACGGCAAGCTCGACAGCCACTTCTCGGCGCTCCTCGGCTACACGCTGGGCACCGCGCTGGTGCTGACCGGGATCGCCGTGCTGTTCCAGCTCCGGATCGTGCGCTGGGCCCGCCCCGCCTTCGAGCGCGCCGACGAACGCCAGATCGCCATGCTGACGGTGGCGCTCGGAGTCGTGCTCGGCGTGCTCGTCTCGCTGACCTCGGTCGGCGCCGGCGCGCTCGGCGTCACCGCGCTGCTGATCCTCTACCCGCACCTGCCCGTCGCGCGGATCGCCGGGAGCGACATCGCCCATGCCGTCCCGCTCACCCTCATCGCCGGGCTCGGCCATGTCTGGCTCGGCGACGTCGATTTCTCGCTGATGCTGAACCTGCTGTCGGGATCGATCCCGGGGATCATCCTCGGCAGCCTGTTCGGCAGCCGCTCGCCCGATCATGTCCTCCGCCCGATTCTCGCGGTCACCCTGCTGATCGTGGGCGGCCGGCTCCTGCTCGCCTGACCGCCGCTCAGACCCGCCCGACTACCGGTCCTTCGCCGCTGCGCAGCATCAGTTCGGCCAGTGCCCAGACCATCGCGTCGGCATGGTCCGGGCTGCGACCCGGCCCGCAATAGGCCTGCCCCGGAAGCATGCCGACCAGCTCGTCCTCCAGCGCGTCGAACCGCCCCGCGAGCCGAACCTGTCCGCGCTCGAACAGGTGCGAGATCGGCTCGGCGCGCTTGCCCTTGGCCTCGGTCGCGTGGCGCAGCTTCACCGGCAGCGCCGGGTCGTCGAGCCGAAGCACGGTCATCACCATCGCCCCGCCCTGGTTCGCCTCGGCGATCACTCGGTCGGCCTGCCAACGACTCGCCGCCTCGCACACCCGGCGCCCCCAACCGTTCGGGCTCAGCCCGGCGACGCTGGCGTCCTCGAGCACCCAGCCGGTCCCCTCGCGGTCCAGCCCGCAGACGAGGATCCCGCACGCGTCGCCCTCGACGCCTGCGGGAGGATCGACCCCGACCACCACCCGCCTCAGCGCTTCGCGCGGCGGCGGCGCCCGGCGGCTCGCCTCGATCAGCGCGCGGCTCCACAGCGCGCCCTCGGCCTCTTCGCTGTAAACGCCCTCCAGCTCCTGCCGGCCCAGGCTGGTCCCGCCGTACAGCCGCTCCACCTCGGCGGTGAAGGCCTTCGACAGGTTGCGGTTCTGTGCCGTCTTGCCCTGGCTGAGCATGGTTCCCGGCTCGTCCAGGATCGACCGGATCAGCCGGATCGGCCGCGGTGTGGTGGTGATCACCAGCTGCGGCCGCTCGCCCAGCCGCAGCCCGAGCCGCAGATTGTCGTAGCTCGCCCGGTGCTGCTTCCACTTCGCCAGTTCGTCGCACCAGGCGAAGTGGAACTGCGGCCCGCGCAGCCGCTCCGGCCGCTCGCCCGAGAAGACATTGGCCCGCGCCCCGCTCGCGAAGATGAGCTCGCCGCGGTTCGGGAACCAGCGCGTCGGCTCGGCCGGGCGGGCAGTGGCGAGCAGCCCGCTCTCCCCCTCGACCATCACCTGCGCCGCTTCGCACGCCGACCCGCCGACCAGCGCGATCCGCGCCTCGGGGTGAAGCCGTGCCCGCGCGTGCACCCACTCCGCGCCCGCCCGCGTCTTGCCGAACCCGCGCCCGGCCAGGATCAGCCAGCGCGACCAGTCGCCCTTCGGCTCGCGCTGGCCGCGATGCGCCTGCCACGACCAGTCGGCGAGCAGCCCCTCGAGCACCTCCTTCGGCAGCATGGCGATGAGCTTCGCCAGCCGCGCGGGGTCGAGCAGCGCCATCGCGCGAAGCCATCCCGGCACCCGCGCCACGCTCAGGCGTCCCCCTCCTCGATCCGCACCCGCAGTACCTTGAGTGCGCGGGTGACCGCGGCCGCGACCTCGGCGAAGCTGCGCTCCCGTCGCTCGCCCGCGCCGCGCCCGGTCCGCTCGCCGAAGTGGCGATGCGCCTTGAGCAGCTTGAAGGCGAGTTCGCGGTCGAGCGGCGCCGGCTTGCCCGCCGCCGCCGACCCGTCGCCGTCGGCCGGCTCGATCACCTCGGGCGCGCTCTCTGCCAGCAGCCGCAGCTCGACCCGATCGTAGCCAAGCTCGACCGCCTTGCGCCAATGCTCGCGGAACCAGCTGTCGCTATCCCGCTTGCGATAGACGGCGCTGTAGCAGATGCCGGCTGCGCGCGCCGAGGCCTTCACGTTGCAGGTCGCCGCCAGGTGCGCGAGAAAGTCGCGCTGCCGCTCCCGCCCGAACCGCGCCGGAACACCTCTATTCTCTACCAGCTGGCGCCCCCCGCCCTCACGTGGCACCACGCGAACCTCGCGCGGCTCGCTCGCCGGCGCTCCGGTCCTACCCGCGGACCTTCCCGCTCGAGGCGCCTTGCTCCCAGCCCGCGACTTGCGTCCCGCCGCCGCCTTGCCCCCGGCCCCCAGCTTGGCCCTTGCCGATGCCTTGGCCCCGACTGGGGCCTTGATCCCCGCCGACGCCCTCTTTGCGCCACCCGTCGCCCGCGTCCCCCGCCTCCTGCCGGTCCCCGAAGTGCCCCCCGTCCCGGCCCGCGCCCGCTCCTTGTCCAACCGCTCCTCCCACGAAAAAGGCCGGAGCATCTCTGCCCCGGCCACCAAGATCCAGCTTGCCCAGTGTGTACCGTATCAGCGTGACAATGTCAAGATGTGTTAACCTATCTGGAACAGCAAAGGGTTTGTCTAGCCGTGGTCCCGCCAATTTGTGGACAAGCGGATCTACCCCTTACTCCCTCTCAGCTATCGCTCTTCACCGCCGACAAGCCGATGCAGCGCGTTGATCTTTCGCCTGCGCCGACTAGGGTTCGCCCCAGCAACGGGCCGACACGAATTGCGCATCCTCATCCTGCTTGAAACGCTGACCATCGGCGGTGCCGAAATCTTCGGCCTGCGGCTCGCCAATGCGCTTGCCGCGCGGCACGAGGTCATGCTCGCGGTCATGCATGGCGAGCGGGTCGAACCCGGCCTGCGCGCGCAGCTCGCTCCCGGGATCCGCTTCGCCAGCCTCCGCCTCCCCGCCAAGCGCAACTGGCACCGCTTGGACACTCTGCTCCGCCGGTTGGGGATCGACCGCTCGCCGCAGCGCGCGATGCAGCGCCGCTGGCTCCTCGGCCTGATCCGCTCCTTCCGCCCCGACGCGATCCATTCCCACCTGCTCAAGGCCGACCGCCTCGTCGCCGACGCGCGCGAGGGCGCTGGCCACCCAGTCCGGCACGTGCTGACGATGCACGGCGATTACGCGCCCTACCTCGCGGGCCACGCCGACCCGCAGATGATCGGCGTCGAGCAGGTCGCGAGCCGGATCATGGGGTCGGCCGATGCGATCGTCGCCATCTGCGACGAGCACCGCGACTTTCTTCTCGCGCGCTACCCGGCGGTCGCGCCGAGGCTGCACCAGATCCGCAACGGCTATGTGCCCTCCAGCCGCGACGATGCGCCGCCGCTCGACACCAGGGAGTTCCGCTTCGGCATGCTGTCGCGCGGGGTAAGGCTCAAGGGCTGGGAAGTCGCGATCGCCGCCTTCGAGAAAGTGGGTCGGCCGGACACGCGCCTGGTCCTGGTCGGCGACGGCCCGTTCCTCGACGAGCTCCGCTCCAGGCCGCAGCCGCCCGGAGTCGAGTTCCGCGGCGCGACCACCGATCCCTTGTCCGAGATCCGCCGTTTCGACGTGGCGCTCCTGCCGACGCTCTTTCCGCACGAGAGCCTGCCGACGGTGATCATCGAGTATCTGGTCAGCGGCAAGCCCGTCATCGCCACCGACGTCGGCGCCATCCGCGAGATGATCACGGCGCCCGACGGAAGCCTCGCCGGGCGGCTGCTCCGCCGCGACGGCGGCCAGGTCTCACCCGACGAGCTCGCGCGCCACATGGCCGAGTTGCTCGACGATCCCGGACTGCGCCAGGCGATGCAGATTTCGGCGATGGCGGCGGCGGGCAAGTTCGACATGGCCACCTGCATGGCGGCCAACGAACGGCTCTATTCCTGAGCCTTCCGAGGCGGGTTACCGACGCCGCCACCCGCCCTCACCCATTAAGACAGGTGATTCTGTCCGTTTCTTAATGTAAGTAGCTGTCTCGGTTCGGCGAGTAGCCGGCGGGTTTTGGCCTCCGCCCGGCGTGTGCCCTTCCAGCGTCCCGGCCGGCGAGAGCTTCGGCTCTCCGTGATGAAAGGGGTGCGGCATGGAAAGGGGCTCGCCGCTGCGCGGTCGCCGCCTGCTCGTCGTCGAGGACGCCTATCTGCTCGCCCGCGACTATTGCGACTGGCTTGAGGGAGCGGGCGCCTCGGTGATCGGGCCCGAGCCGACCAGCGAGACGGCGCTCGCGCTGCTCGCCGGGGAGCCCGGCTGCTGCGACGCCGCGCTGATCGACATCGACCTCGGGCAGGGCCCCCGCTTCGACCTCGTCCGGGCGCTCGCCGGGGCGGGCATCCCGACCCTCATCGCGACCGGCTACGACCTGCTCGCCATCCCGCCCGAGTTCGCCGCGGTGCCGCGGCTGCAGAAGCCGTTTCGCGCCGACCAGCTGCTCGCCGCGCTGGCCGCGCTGCCGGCGCCCGCCGCTGCCGCGCCGCCGCGCTCCGCCGCCCCGCCCTCCCATGGTCCGGACAGCAGGGCGGCCGGTCACGAATAGCTATGCGGCGCCCTTGCCGCCCCGGGTCCTGCCCCCCATGACCGCCTCCATGGCGACGACGATCGAGCAGATCCCCGACATCCGCTTCCTCGGCCGGCTTCTCGGCGACGTCATCCGCGAGTTCGGCGGCGAGGAGCTGTTCCGCCGCACCGAGGAGATCC
This window harbors:
- a CDS encoding response regulator transcription factor translates to MNSLAGESSATWIYVVDDDEDFRDSLIALIVSRDYQGDGFASAAAFVAAEPSLHPGVLLLDLRMPMRGGLDLLESGDIPLDRFAVIVLTGHGDVNNAVRSLKAGAVDFIEKPFASDALLDAIGTAQSLLGNRRAADETRRRAELQIKRLSPRERDVLKQLAAGESNKRIAANLGLSPRTVEMHRANMMDKLNVRSASEAVHIAVVAGILGDPGRDELG
- a CDS encoding DNA-packaging protein, which codes for MARVPGWLRAMALLDPARLAKLIAMLPKEVLEGLLADWSWQAHRGQREPKGDWSRWLILAGRGFGKTRAGAEWVHARARLHPEARIALVGGSACEAAQVMVEGESGLLATARPAEPTRWFPNRGELIFASGARANVFSGERPERLRGPQFHFAWCDELAKWKQHRASYDNLRLGLRLGERPQLVITTTPRPIRLIRSILDEPGTMLSQGKTAQNRNLSKAFTAEVERLYGGTSLGRQELEGVYSEEAEGALWSRALIEASRRAPPPREALRRVVVGVDPPAGVEGDACGILVCGLDREGTGWVLEDASVAGLSPNGWGRRVCEAASRWQADRVIAEANQGGAMVMTVLRLDDPALPVKLRHATEAKGKRAEPISHLFERGQVRLAGRFDALEDELVGMLPGQAYCGPGRSPDHADAMVWALAELMLRSGEGPVVGRV
- a CDS encoding response regulator transcription factor; translated protein: MEQARPRWHAGSDDDQHFAREPRAKLQQSAGAGHATDGQPGERGGVHVLIADDHDLLRDSLAAFLNSDGEFRVSEAADLGSALRMARAGGRFDLVLLDYSMPGMNGFDGLGAMLAASPGTPVAVMSGALNPMLGERALERGAAGFIPKTLAARELVAAIRTMIGGARFTPDPEWKPERAPVEPGVALSRREEQVLGLLNGGLTNREIAERLGLQEVTAKLHVKNLCRKLDARNRTHAVLIGQQLGLI
- a CDS encoding PAS domain-containing protein translates to MATISASAQASGGTDGAVRPDAALLQRAVSASGGVFWRREPASGRLSWGPGLAAIIGSEPPDGTDTAGWWRERLHPDDRERVLDTLAAALAEADAAWQCEYRLVRRDGSYAHVRDGGAVEPGAGGEASAMVGLLFDDSERQRREAVISRKRDEVYGLADNMPALVWMAEGDGHVFWYNRRWYEYTGFTPEELEGWGWEAAHHPDFLPLVKQRWIYSLEHGEPFDMTFPLRGADGSFRPFLTRGIPIRDHGGQVIRWFGSCTDVSEQSRREDALRVHEEILQQALGVARMGVFDRDLETGALFVSREARDLLGLQREEVSLEEYAASVDERDRAKFLAAIGAARQPGGSGLSFDDHRYRRADGRLMWVHHESKTFFAGEGEDRRAVRSVGIVRDITAERTDQERLLVSEQRLRDLFESLYEGFLSGEVIGGESGAGDFVIRSANPEWVRQFGMEGGELAGRRISELWEDEGVPWIRRLCRAAFADQPENFELHLPGSKRWFEVRAYRTQPGQFAALFLDQSDRKLAQSEAARAQSDLLRISRLSAMGAMASTLAHEINQPLAACANYLAVVERGLERLADEQAAALAGYVEKASRSCQKAGEIIRRIRGFTMEGEVVRTRENLTDIALDAVADARLHPWGSALQFKVDTRPLFVMADRTQLGQVLANLIRNSAEALRERADGEIRIALATRGANVVLRFSDNGPGLSDDAVEHLFEPFRSDSSRGMGLGLSLCRTIIEAHDGRISVEEPGDGGACFVISLPAAAPPRADGAAD
- a CDS encoding CoA-acylating methylmalonate-semialdehyde dehydrogenase; the protein is MRSIDHFIGGSSFASGDRQGEVFNPSQGEIQATVRLGTTADLQKAIDAAKAAQPAWAATNPQRRARVMFNYKALVEANMEELAELLASEHGKVIADAKGDIQRGLEVIEFACGIPHALKGEYTQGAGPGIDVYSMRQPLGIGAGITPFNFPAMIPMWMFGVAIACGNAFILKPSERDPSVPVRLAELMKEAGLPDGILNVVHGDKEMVDAILDHPDIAAISFVGSSDIAQYIFSRGTALNKRVQAFGGAKNHGIVMPDADLDQVVNDLSGAAFGSAGERCMALPVVVPVGDKTADALREKLIPAINALKVGVSTDPEAHYGPVVNEAHKQRVEQWIQTCADEGGELVVDGRGFTLQGHEKGFFVGPTFFDHVKPTFRSYQEEIFGPVLQMVRAQSFEEAVRLPSEHQYGNGVAIFTRNGHAAREFAARVNVGMVGINVPIPVPVAYHTFGGWKRSGFGDLDQHGPEGVKFWTKVKKITQRWPDGSAGGENAFVIPTMG
- a CDS encoding glycosyltransferase family 4 protein; translation: MRILILLETLTIGGAEIFGLRLANALAARHEVMLAVMHGERVEPGLRAQLAPGIRFASLRLPAKRNWHRLDTLLRRLGIDRSPQRAMQRRWLLGLIRSFRPDAIHSHLLKADRLVADAREGAGHPVRHVLTMHGDYAPYLAGHADPQMIGVEQVASRIMGSADAIVAICDEHRDFLLARYPAVAPRLHQIRNGYVPSSRDDAPPLDTREFRFGMLSRGVRLKGWEVAIAAFEKVGRPDTRLVLVGDGPFLDELRSRPQPPGVEFRGATTDPLSEIRRFDVALLPTLFPHESLPTVIIEYLVSGKPVIATDVGAIREMITAPDGSLAGRLLRRDGGQVSPDELARHMAELLDDPGLRQAMQISAMAAAGKFDMATCMAANERLYS
- a CDS encoding sulfite exporter TauE/SafE family protein translates to MSDFNPLYSLAGFLVGALVGLTGVGGGSLMTPLLVLLFGFHPATAVGTDLLYASVTKSVGTAVHGRRKTVDWRLVGLLASGSVPASLVTLLALSRYGKLDSHFSALLGYTLGTALVLTGIAVLFQLRIVRWARPAFERADERQIAMLTVALGVVLGVLVSLTSVGAGALGVTALLILYPHLPVARIAGSDIAHAVPLTLIAGLGHVWLGDVDFSLMLNLLSGSIPGIILGSLFGSRSPDHVLRPILAVTLLIVGGRLLLA